CAAGATAGTCACATTGATTGGGGCAAATGGCGCGGGGAAGAGTACGACACTTCGAAGCATCATGAGAATAGTCAAGAGTTCGAGCGGAGACATAACCTATAATGGAGAAAGCATACTTTCGAAAAAGACTACAGCTGTAGTTAAATCAGGAGTCGTGCTGGTTCCGGAAGGTAGGCGCATTTTCCCGAATCTTACAGTCAAGGAAAACCTAATTCTCGGGGCTTATCTCAGAAACGACAAAGCTGCGGTCAACAAGGACATGGCATGGGTTTACGATCTTTTTCCAATACTGAAGGAACGCGAATGGCAGCCGGCAGGTACGCTTTCGGGCGGAGAGCAGCAGATGCTTGCTGTGGGTCGTGGGCTAATGACAAAACCAAAGCTAATGATGATGGATGAACCGTCCCTGGGCTTGGCGCCTCTTATAGTTAAGGATATTTTCAGTATAATAAGGGAAATACACAAGCTAGGCGTAACAATACTCCTTGTAGAGCAAAATGCGAAAGCTGCGCTTGAAATAGCCGACTACGGATATGTTCTTGAAACCGGAAGAATAGTGCTGGAAGGACCCGGAAAAGAGCTTCTTGTGAACGAAGAAGTCAAGAATGCGTACTTGGGAGAGGCTAAGGAGTAATATATCGGTAAAGCGAAAGAATAATTGAATATAAAACAAAAGAGCATGTCTGCAAATTATCAAGACCTAAATTGCAGACATGCTCTTTTATTACATAAAATTAATTCCAGGAGTAAATTATTTAAGTAAATCCTTTATTTCGAAGGCGAGTTGAAGACCGGTACGCGTTTTAACGTCATTCCGGACAATGCACACATGGAGGGCACATACAGATGTTTTTCTGAAGATGAAAACAGAGTGCAAAGTGTTATATAATGAAAGACATAGGTTTAAAAAATGATTAGGAGTAATAATCAATAGCCGGGAGGGGTCTTCATGAAGAAAGAAGCTATAAAAAGGCTTAGGGTTCAAATAGAAAACTCGGAATACGGCAACGTAGTCCATGGCGAAGGGAATATAGAGGCAAAGCTTGTTTTAGTCGGAGAAGCTCCTGGATCGAAGGAGGTGGAGCTTAGTAGACCTTTCGTTGGACAGGCGGGCAAAAACCTGGATGAATTCCTTGGAATCGTTGAGATTGAAAGAAGCGAGATATATATCACAAATGTAGTTAAAACGAGGCCTTTTAAAATAAACGCCAAAACGGGCCGTAAAAATAACCGCCCTCCAAACAAAGAAGAACTGATGTTTTTCAAGGGACATCTCCATGAGGAGTTGAAGATTATAGAACCTCGAATTGTAGTCACATTGGGCAATACTGCGCTCAGGGCAGTGACAGTGGATGAAAAGCTTGTCATAAGCGATGTCCATGGGCG
This Peptostreptococcaceae bacterium DNA region includes the following protein-coding sequences:
- a CDS encoding ABC transporter ATP-binding protein produces the protein MLIVKDLNVHYGGIHALKGATIHVPEGKIVTLIGANGAGKSTTLRSIMRIVKSSSGDITYNGESILSKKTTAVVKSGVVLVPEGRRIFPNLTVKENLILGAYLRNDKAAVNKDMAWVYDLFPILKEREWQPAGTLSGGEQQMLAVGRGLMTKPKLMMMDEPSLGLAPLIVKDIFSIIREIHKLGVTILLVEQNAKAALEIADYGYVLETGRIVLEGPGKELLVNEEVKNAYLGEAKE
- a CDS encoding uracil-DNA glycosylase; this encodes MKKEAIKRLRVQIENSEYGNVVHGEGNIEAKLVLVGEAPGSKEVELSRPFVGQAGKNLDEFLGIVEIERSEIYITNVVKTRPFKINAKTGRKNNRPPNKEELMFFKGHLHEELKIIEPRIVVTLGNTALRAVTVDEKLVISDVHGRPLEIGNLNFEVFPLYHPAAVIYNRSLRPVYIGDLDVLKAYIKK